A region of Streptomyces sp. R44 DNA encodes the following proteins:
- a CDS encoding cation acetate symporter — MSTPVLLAAGNATTEHRPLIIALFGAFVVATLVITVWAGRQTRSAADFYAGGRQFTGFQNGLAISGDYMSAASFLGIAGAIALFGYDGFLYSIGFLVAWLVALLLVAEPLRNSGRFTMGDVLAYRMRQRPVRTAAGTSTIVVSIFYLLAQMAGAGVLVSLLLGITSDGGKIAIVALVGLLMIVYVTIGGMKGTTWVQMVKAVLLIAGTLLITFLILLKFHFNISELLGAAATNSGKGDAFLEPGLKYGATATSKLDFLSLGIALVLGTAGLPHILIRFYTVPTAKAARKSVNWAIGIIGAFYLMTIVLGFGAAALLKNSDIVASNKAGNTAAPLAALEIGGGADSTGGAILLAVISAVAFATILAVVAGLTLASSSSFAHDIYANVIRRGQATEKEEVRAARWATVFIGIVSIALGALARDLNVAGLVALAFAVAASANLPTILYSLFWKRFTTQGALWSIYGGLISAVVLVLFSPVVSGKPTSMFKTADFYWFPLENPGLVSIPLGFLLGWLGSILSKEEPDKGKYAELEVKSLTGVGAH, encoded by the coding sequence TCGCGGCCGGCAACGCCACCACCGAGCACCGGCCCCTGATCATCGCCCTGTTCGGCGCCTTCGTCGTCGCCACCCTCGTCATCACCGTCTGGGCCGGCCGCCAGACCCGCAGCGCCGCCGACTTCTACGCCGGCGGACGCCAGTTCACCGGCTTCCAGAACGGCCTCGCCATCTCCGGCGACTACATGTCCGCCGCGTCCTTCCTCGGCATCGCCGGAGCCATCGCGCTCTTCGGCTACGACGGCTTCCTGTACTCGATCGGCTTCCTCGTCGCCTGGCTCGTCGCCCTGCTCCTGGTCGCCGAACCGCTGCGCAACTCCGGCCGCTTCACCATGGGCGACGTCCTCGCCTACCGGATGCGCCAGCGGCCCGTCCGCACCGCCGCCGGCACCTCGACGATCGTCGTCTCGATCTTCTACCTGCTCGCCCAGATGGCGGGCGCGGGCGTCCTCGTCTCGCTCCTGCTCGGCATCACCAGCGACGGCGGCAAGATCGCGATCGTCGCCCTGGTCGGCCTCCTGATGATCGTGTACGTGACGATCGGCGGCATGAAGGGCACCACCTGGGTGCAGATGGTCAAGGCGGTCCTGCTCATCGCCGGCACGCTCCTGATCACCTTCCTGATCCTGCTGAAGTTCCACTTCAACATCTCGGAGCTGCTCGGCGCGGCCGCCACCAACAGCGGCAAGGGCGACGCCTTCCTGGAGCCCGGCCTCAAGTACGGCGCCACCGCCACCTCCAAGCTGGACTTCCTCTCCCTCGGCATCGCGCTCGTCCTCGGCACGGCCGGCCTGCCCCACATCCTGATCCGCTTCTACACGGTGCCGACCGCCAAGGCCGCCCGGAAGTCCGTCAACTGGGCCATCGGCATCATCGGCGCCTTCTACCTGATGACGATCGTCCTCGGCTTCGGCGCCGCCGCCCTCCTCAAGAACAGCGACATCGTCGCCTCCAACAAGGCCGGCAACACGGCCGCCCCGCTCGCGGCCCTGGAGATCGGCGGCGGAGCCGACTCCACCGGCGGCGCGATCCTCCTCGCCGTCATCTCCGCCGTCGCCTTCGCGACCATCCTCGCCGTCGTCGCCGGCCTGACCCTGGCCTCCTCCTCGTCCTTCGCGCACGACATCTACGCCAACGTCATCCGCCGCGGTCAGGCCACCGAGAAGGAGGAGGTGAGGGCCGCCCGCTGGGCGACCGTCTTCATCGGCATCGTCTCCATCGCGCTCGGCGCCCTCGCCCGCGACCTCAACGTCGCCGGTCTCGTCGCCCTCGCCTTCGCGGTCGCCGCCTCGGCCAACCTGCCGACGATCCTCTACTCGCTCTTCTGGAAGCGGTTCACCACCCAGGGCGCGCTGTGGTCGATCTACGGCGGTCTGATCTCCGCCGTCGTCCTCGTGCTCTTCTCGCCGGTCGTCTCCGGCAAGCCCACGTCGATGTTCAAGACGGCGGACTTCTACTGGTTCCCGCTGGAGAACCCCGGCCTCGTCTCCATCCCGCTCGGCTTCCTGCTCGGCTGGCTCGGCTCGATCCTCTCCAAGGAGGAGCCGGACAAGGGCAAGTACGCGGAGCTGGAGGTCAAGTCCCTCACCGGAGTCGGAGCACACTGA